The following DNA comes from Gottschalkia purinilytica.
TTTCCTTACTAATTCCAGTAGAATTATCATAGGTGCATTGAAAGTCAATAATTTTACTCATGTTTATTCCTCCAAATTATTTTTGAAACCATTCTAATATTCTCTCATTATTTAAATTGCAACCAATGATAGTTGCTTTCGGTTCCCTAGGTCCTTCTATGTATTCCCAATGATAATGCTGAGGAGTAAAATTGAAGTGGATAAACTGATTGGTATTCAGTTCTAGAATTCCTTTAGCTCTTATAATAAAGCCCCATTCTTTATCCTTTAAAGCGACTAACATTTTCTCAATCTCTGCTTCCGAAAAAAATCTTGGATTAACAACAGATAAGGTACTAAACACTCTATTGGCAGGCATACAAACAGGCTGTTTTTTATAGTCAATTTCACAGTCCTGAATTGTATTTAATATTTCTATAATTTTATCTCCTCCGTAGGAATACCATTCTTCCTTAAGGATAAAGGCTGACTGATTATTTGACCTTATCTTGGAAATCACCTTTTCCACTTCTTGATCATCCATTTCATCAAAGTGGCTTAAAAAAATAATATGAGCATTTCTGATTTGATCTAAATAAAAGTTTCCGAACTCTTCAAAGTAATCATCAAAAGTGCTTATATCAACAATTGTTA
Coding sequences within:
- a CDS encoding CobW family GTP-binding protein; the encoded protein is MSTNINIISGFLGVGKTTFLKKIIPHMNGKIALIENEFGSVGIDGDLIDDKLPIKEISAGCICCSVIHDFEKAIEELTLSYKPDHILIEPSGVASLSDITKICKKICDSSQLGIKIRHLITIVDISTFDDYFEEFGNFYLDQIRNAHIIFLSHFDEMDDQEVEKVISKIRSNNQSAFILKEEWYSYGGDKIIEILNTIQDCEIDYKKQPVCMPANRVFSTLSVVNPRFFSEAEIEKMLVALKDKEWGFIIRAKGILELNTNQFIHFNFTPQHYHWEYIEGPREPKATIIGCNLNNERILEWFQK